Proteins encoded within one genomic window of Girardinichthys multiradiatus isolate DD_20200921_A chromosome 21, DD_fGirMul_XY1, whole genome shotgun sequence:
- the LOC124857892 gene encoding apolipoprotein D-like: protein MGTWYEIEKIPSYFDNGKCLELSYQGGKGEKIVVEGTAKILDPREPGKLGVSFFCVTPYSPYWVLTTDYTNVTIVYSCTDFLSLFHLNFVTILSHSPFLPNEMVHHAKELLMSEGIDVSEMEPTKQDCHEDHEDHHGSEEE from the exons ATGGGAACCTGGTATGAGATAGAGAAGATCCCTTCTTACTTTGATAATGGAAAGTGCCTTGAG CTAAGCTACCAAGGAGG CAAAGGCGAGAAGATTGTGGTAGAAGGGACGGCTAAGATTTTGGACCCTCGTGAACCAGGAAAACTTGGAGTCAGCT ttttctgtgtTACCCCCTACAGTCCATACTGGGTTCTGACTACTGACTACACCAATGTAACCATTGTGTATTCCTGCACTGACTTCTTGAGTCTTTTCCACCTCAACTTCGTCACTATTCTGTCACACTCGCCCTTCCTGCCTAATGAGATGGTGCATCATGCCAAAGAGCTGCTGATGAGTGAAGGAATTGATGTTTCTGAGATGGAGCCAACTAAGCAGGACTGCCACGAGGACCATGAGGACCATCACGGCAGTGAGGAAGAATGA